One genomic window of Cricetulus griseus strain 17A/GY chromosome 3, alternate assembly CriGri-PICRH-1.0, whole genome shotgun sequence includes the following:
- the Cavin3 gene encoding caveolae-associated protein 3: MGESALESGPVPGAPGGGPVHAVTVVTLLEKLATMLEALRERQGGLAERQGGLAGSVRRIQSGLGALSRSHDTTSNTLAQLLAKAERVGSHADAAQERALRRAAQVQRLEANHGLLVARGKLHVLLFKEETEIPARAFQKASELLGPDDQSVLGPEQPEDQIGESSDEEPVESRAQRLRRTGLQKVQSLRRAFSSRKGPEAAQSIPVKPPRLGPVRSSEGPSDVQSAAQPDALESSLESALELEPPQATNEDPGRPALQIESAA, encoded by the exons ATGGGGGAGAGCGCGCTGGAGTCGGGGCCTGTGCCCGGGGCGCCGGGTGGGGGCCCAGTGCACGCCGTCACCGTGGTGACCTTGCTGGAGAAGCTGGCCACCATGCTGGAGGCGCTGCGAGAGCGGCAGGGTGGCCTGGCTGAGAGGCAGGGCGGCCTGGCGGGCTCGGTGCGCCGCATCCAGAGTGGCCTGGGTGCACTGAGTCGCAGCCACGACACCACCAGCAATACACTGGCACAGCTGCTGGCCAAGGCGGAGCGCGTGGGCTCTCACGCCGACGCAGCCCAGGAGCGGGCGCTGCGCCGCGCTGCTCAGGTACAGCGGCTGGAGGCCAACCACGGGCTGCTGGTGGCGCGCGGGAAGCTGCACGTCCTGCTCTTCAAG GAGGAGACTGAAATCCCAGCCCGCGCCTTCCAGAAAGCATCAGAACTCTTGGGCCCCGATGACCAATCGGTGCTGGGCCCAGAGCAGCCAGAGGATCAAATAGGAGAGAGTTCCGACGAGGAGCCAGTGGAGTCCCGGGCCCAGCGGCTGCGACGCACTGGCTTGCAGAAGGTACAAAGCCTAAGAAGGGCTTTTTCCAGTCGTAAAGGCCCTGAAGCAGCACAGTCCATACCAGTCAAGCCGCCACGCCTAGGGCCTGTCCGGAGCTCTGAAGGCCCATCAGATGTCCAGTCTGCAGCTCAGCCAGATGCCCTGGAGTCCTCCCTAGAGTCTGCTCTGGAGCTAGAACCTCCTCAGGCTACCAATGAAgatcctgggaggcctgctcttcaAATAGAGAGTGCAGCCTGA